tgtctggtttttggtgcaatatctccataggcccatttccagcaactctcactccagtgttctaatggtacaatgtgtttgctcattgcctcagaaggctaatggatgattagaaaacccttgtacaatcatgttagcacagctgaaaacagtttagctctttagagaagctataaaactgaccttcctttgagcagattgagtttctggagcatcacatttgtggggtcgattaaatgctcaaaatggccagaaaaatgtcttgactatattttctattcattttacaacttatggtggtaaataaaagggtgacttttcatggaaaacacaaaattgtctgggtgaccccaaacttttgaatggtggtGTATATAATAAAAAGTGTCCATGGAGTGTATGAATGCACTGCCTGTTCTGGCACTCCATTTCCTCTTGGCTgactatatttattaaaaaacaaacaaacaaacaaacaaaaaaccaaacaaaacaacCCACGATAGTTATTTAGTgcactgcaaagaaaagaagtgTTGTTGATACACTGGAAGAATGAAAGTGGAACATGTCTCATACGACCTGTGTAAAGTTTTGGGACTTTCCTCTGATCGACATCTTGTTTCCTCCAAGACTGAAAACTTGATGGATCAGGAAATCCCCCCAACCGAGACTTTATTACTGAGacaaccagtggcggctcctgaaatttttttcagggggggcaattttcccccgttatgtctacacggaccgtaaatgtccacagaactgaagtaaattgacctaggtagcaaatcaattggccgaacttgtttttgtctggtaaattcagatatcaatatagacaatatctcttctctccactaggtggcaacactaaacaagttaaaggtggcaaactaaggtagcctagtaaactagacccacccgcctagcggccaaaaatatttttgcctacgagtggcaaatattcacatttagtctagcttgccaggctaaaactaaggaagattcattgtgaagccttcaaagcaaaacatttggcatcacaatcaattaatattacattactcatttattttctcatattattccagtattctataataagtagacacaaattcttaattataaacatattctaatttcttcaattctaaagaatgcaattaaagtggcaggatataaatccaaaacaagtgtttatttaagttttgaaaaagatgaagaaaagcataaccatcaaacaaacatgtgcagcttaattatgtgtttttttatatggaattgcaccattttaacaacaaataattctaaataaattctgcaggtttttttcccaagaattcctccagaaagccatgccttaaaaggaaatttaaagtaatacaagcatgtcaatgaaaacaaaaggctttagttatttagctatatacacacaaggttacacaaggttttgtagtcagtgcaacttggcttaacaagttggaaaaaaggtaaggtgctgctggctccaatgaacacatactgtacaatatataaaaactgaaaatatgcttaatttacaccaagtcagagagaacttgaggctactgaaatattccaagcatggcaatgttaaactgccattggtaaaacacacacaaaaacacttttgcctagtaaattcaaatatcagatatcactgtaccgtctgctgtgctacttccagagtggaaaagaacgcaaggggagcaaaaaagagcattaactacatcacagccagctcgccaagttttgcggtggtaccagttcttgttaaaacctcttgagtaggtcttctcccccttcgtagacacttgcttgatgtttaaattcggtctaggaggtcctcgctgtttgattgccgttttctcctcattggtacgacgactaaagggaacttctatcagagtcgctatcgtattgttgcactcaacactcgccgccatcttcatagaatgttcacacatttcgcgcacaagttgcgttttccagcccaaaattatgttcaaaacccgccaaaatgcactaaaaaccaatctggcaacacttgcgcggcacaacaggcgtatgacgtaagcacgctgcttgtgcgcgcacataaaacctaatagaaaatgggagcaggattttcgaaaaaaaaaacgtacgtaccattaggcagctgggccatagaaggttcacgctgcacgctacacgcgtgtaaagaaaagtggacaaacgtaacatgacttgctctgggccatagaacggcgttcacgttgcacgctgcacacttcacgcgtgaagcgtgaaatgaacatgcacacttttttctaggcgtgaagatggaaattccagtcaatgcatgcggtcaccgccgcgccagccaatcagaacgggtctagggagataactctatgctttcaggggaaaacttcagaaaaaatataattgaatggtataattgaaaaatagttcttcatcgggattgtcaagcagattatagaatgttcggtgaaattcaccacgggtttctctcagaaggaagtgttctcggctccaaattctgttcctttttctcttcctctgtctcagtaaaagcagaatgaggcaatcgtcgtcatccgaagagtccatattgcggTCAAagaagaacagacgcaacacgtgaacatccaagcatgaagtttaatggcccagggtccggttcttcacgtgaacgtgcagcgtgaaccttttatggcccagctgcctgtcagagattttggggcaaatctgaacctgacagaaatcgccccaaaagggcgtggctacaccaggcgcgaccttagcctgattggacagtgacattactgttggtagtaggagtagattaaaaaaaaaaaaaatctccctccccgtttgggagtgcgtcgcccaaatcgcccctattaacgagccgccagtggagACAACCTGACTTCCGTTTTCACTCTGCCACATACCGCGACCGAGGAAGACGGCAGCGCGAGCGGCGCTCGAGAGGCACAAAACGGAAGCCTGAGATCAAAGCTGGAATGGGAGGAACAGGTACTGTCGGCCTCTCGGTTTTCAAAGAGCCCTGTTTTTCTTAAAGGGATAGTAGGTGAGGACAAATAATACTGACTCTgtgtatatacactactgttcaaaagtttggggtcacccagacaattttgtgttttttccatgaaaagtcacacttttatttcccaccataagttgtaaaatgaatagaaaatagagtcgagacatttttctggccgttttgagcatttaatcgaccccacaaattaatgtgatgctccagaaactcaatctgctcaaaggaaggtcagttttatagcttctctaaagagctcaactgttttcagctgtgctaacatgattgtacaagggttttctaatcatccattagccttctgaggcaatgagcaaacacattgtaccattagaacactggagtgagagttgctggaaatgggcctctatacacctatggagatattgcaccaaaaaccagacatttgcagctagaatagtcatttaccacattagcaatgtatagagtggatttctgattagtttaaagtgatctgcattgaaaagaacagtgcttttctttcaaaaataaggacatttcaaagtgaccccaaacttttgaacggtagtgtgtattatGCTTTGTGCAGTCGTGAAGGGTTAAGTCCACCAATTGCTGTGCAATTTACAGCAAAATGTCCAAATATAATTTCCTGGTTTCTGCCACGTCAATTCCATAAACTCAAAGCCacattaagggcggcacggtggtgtagtggtcagcgctgtcgcctcacagctagaaggtccgggttcgagccccgtggccggcgagggcctttctgtgcggagtttgtatgttctccccgtgtccgtgtgggtttcctccgggtgctccagtttcccccacagtccaaagacatgcaggttaggttaactggtgactctaaattgaccgtaggtgtgaatgtttgtcaggataaagcagctagagataatggatggatggatggatagttttccCCAgtacaaaatgcaaaaaatgttTGTACGACAGTAAAGAAACATAATGAAGTCTGCTAGGTGTTtatgcaaaaataagaagcaagtgtgatcaTCAAAATCTCCAGAATTTTGTgcagtggctggttctggaagattcccataaaaagaaagaaaaaaaacccacacaacttGCAGCTCATTCCTTATaaaactactattttttttttaaaagcaaagtgtTGCcagaccaaatactgactttgtttcatttattactgtttactgctctttacagTACAGTATTTTATATCAGTGTAAAAACATttaatttttgaaggcatctttgcacaAGCCTTTTGCACAGCACTCTAGATTAAAGGTCTGATACATTCCTAATTATAGGTGACTGAAGAGATGAAAAATCACATTTTGGTtggcaaaaacaacaacaattgcTTTCACTTTTGCTTTATTAATGCTGCGCCACTCAGCTATGATAAAGTGAAACTGATCCTGCATATTCAGTTGAAGCAAATGAATAATAATGAATTTGTAAACAAACGCTAACAAATACCCAATTTTTTCTAGCTTCATCACAAGATGATCCAATTAACAAAGAAAATCCCACATCACTGCAGGTAAGAGGCTACTTCCTAGCAGCAGTAGTGTTCACCTTTTAGTCCTGTTACAGGCCAAGGTTTTAAGTGTATACAGTACTCAACTCTTAAATACGGTTCATATTTTATGCACAGATAACAATGAACAGCTCCTCTGCGGAGATACTGCCACAACCTGAAGAGCAAGGTGACCGCCGAAAGGTGAGCAGGACAGAAATGCTTTCATATTCGCATATCCATCCATGTAGAGATGCTGATCTCTGTTGGTACTTGTGTTTTGTTAAGCTACCTGCACAAACTTGTGCTTCATttgattacactttttttttaaaaagggataTTCGAtggggggggcggcacagtggtgtagtggttagcactgtcgcctcacagcaagaaggtcctgggttcgagcccagcagccgacagggacctttctgtgtggagtttgcatgttgtctgtgtgggtttcccccacagtccaaagacatgcaggttaggttaactggtagctctaaattgactgtaggtgtgaatgtttgtctctatgtgtcagccctgtgataacctggcaacttgtctaaggtgtaccctgcctctcgcccatagtcagctgggataggctccagcttgcctgcaaccctgcacaggataagcggttccaGATAATGGCTGGACAGTTGATGGGTTCTGTCATCAAGGGTTCTTCATTTTCTAAAACGGTTGTAGTTTGGAACTCATTGTTAGTAGAACACTCTGTAAGGCCTTGGCCCAGCAGGACAACCCAGGGGGAGAAATTGttaaaaggtcccatggcatggtggtttgttgatgctttaaacgggatcgtggaggcttccggatgttatatccgcagcctttctcgaaatgaaccctcagaacgtagatatagcctcctggaagaaagccccatttcagcgcttttcccagtgtgtcgttttgctaatgagaagcaggaggcggggaagggtagagggtgggggtgtgccatggggggaggggctgccgtctgcctcccaagccggccgagagcgctcctcgtcgggcacggccaggtgggcgaatgccctggtccgtccgccctgtctaaaaaaaaaaatggtacaactcgagcccatggtaaaactgggactttgtcggttttttttcagcctgaggcccatggtaaaactgagcagttataccatggaggagtggggactttgccgtttcctcccccccaactcgcccctgggagaactGCTGCCTTCACGGgcggccggtgccgctggagggccgcccgcgcgacctcggctcccgacaaaaaattggatctagggctgactttcagtggatcgcagcgatggagctgctctaccactcacgacaccccggcccagaatcagggaaaaataccgcgcgctgacgtcattaaggtgcgacgcgaggaaacaaaataaattcaacaaatgtttgggtttttactgaacaaacaaacaaataaaatgaacgagtgacttaaaaaaaagaatgtgggtgtctttgtaaaaactgttttgattggctattataacagaggtagcgcagagtacctggctaactgcaggaagcggttagctgcacaactAATGTAGCCATcgcaaacgcaccgattttaaaacatggcaaaacgacttaacagttatacacttacttgtttcggtgtttgtggctgatgcagcagggatgcttggtacggacccaggcttcagtgacagttgatgtgtaaaacctgccctgtactgtcccaagttgtggaaacattcctcaggaaaatgcttccgataaacatacaccgtcttaggtagactcgacggcgtattattggagtaaataaaattaagccactgcgtcttcaggggctctcccgtcggcagtaaagactcttttctgtgttgtcacatccatgtacagcgcaatttccatgtttcgctcgcttaggtggtgccatgttgttgtgtcctccctctatggtctcctcactacaactgggcggggcaatccatacagtgggtgggaatctagagggggggcgtggggatcagctcccttgctgacgtagtaaagggaagagcttatcaacgcgccgttttgacgcgccattctcaaatgtcgggcatagtttggtttacacattatgaaatttctagccactggggtgacttaagaaggtcagaggaactcattttaacgttaaaaaacctcaaagtgaaaatttcatgccatgggacctttaaagattcctgacttttttttttttaatagtacaGTATTGATACAAATAATTCACATCAAAACTTATGTGAACTACCATACTCATACAGAGTAACTTGGTTGCATGTCATTATAAGAAAATAATTAACATCTGTTTGGGATTCAGACTTGAGTATTTTCCTAGAACAGGAAATCCTGAAGTGTTTATTTCGtcttataccacagtaatttGCCAGTGATTACAATTTCCAATTAATAAAAGACTGACGTGTAGTAGGatgtctgtgaaacaagttattTCTTATATTGTAATGGGTGGACATTTGAAACATTCACTTTCATTTGAagttaaaaagacaaaaaaaatgcagatttGAGAATACAACACTTGTATAAAATATGTTGCTTTGGAGCATTATATATACATTTAATAAATATTTGATTTATGATATTCCTATAGATGATGGGAAACAAAATGCATCAAATTATGCTATATAAAATTAAATTGCAAGGGAAGGTGCTCTGGTGTGACAGATCTGATGTGTACTTTTGAGATCTAAGGAAAGCGCAACAAGGACACTGCTCTAATGCATTTTTATCTATTTTTTGCCTGTGCTCTATAGTGCCCAGTGTGTTCCTCCTTCCTAAAGCCTGCAGTGGTTCCAGCAGGATGTACCACTTCGCTACTGCAGTGCACACGATGCTCTGCCACACCACTGTGTGAGCACTGCCTGTACCCTTGCCCTGATGGCACCTGCACCAACCGGTCGTGTCCCGTCATCTCATTGCTGCTCACCTGTGACCGAGTCACGGATTCGTTAAGCGAAGTGTGCGGCTGCCCCCTTTTCCGAGCCTGTCCCAAATGCCACAATATAATGATGCATGAGACAGGGTGCATGTATATGAGATGCCCACAGTGCAAACATAAATACTGTTTTATCTGCCTAAGGAACAGAGAGGAATGCGAAAAGGACGAAAACAATTTCCGGTCCCTGACTTGCTCCGCACCCACAGCAGCACGGCAACGATTTCAAACCTGACGAGCTGGACATAGGAGATCTCTCAGAGCTGTGTGTGTCTATATCTATATCTCTATCTATATTGGGAAAATTTAAACATGGTGACAGTATATTTGAGACTATATTCAAATATTCTAAACAAACTATTTTTGTAAACTCAGAACTAAAATATTCTACATTCATATTGTTATTTTGAGTCAGAATATACactagccagagcaggtcatgatatttttttaaccatattaacatgccattgttgtgtgttatgcctgatgtcaaaactctcgtctctgcgagcctaccacacagatttaatacttgtcatttttagggcatacctaacaacatgtgttttcttccccccccccccaatctgtccctccggGTTGCGTGTTGGTCCTGGGGttgggatgctggcctcttctgcccctcggacctgcttgatccatcctggtgccctgtgtctggtcggagttttatcgcatcgctcctgtggaggacggccccatgaggacagttgagggttacacctggagcagagccggcccgtggcataggcaatataggcaaatgctaagggtgctgcgtccatccaggggcacagaaatggggggagaaaaattatgacttccactattctgaaaacgagtcagcattataatgtcttagcctaatttaattgtacagcaaagcatgtagtcagggtgcgatttgtcaaaaaaagcggggtggggtgggggttgttaatcatgaaacaataagcgctcaacagtggttcgcgcaagtgcgcatctgcggctattatctgttttggccatgtaatagcctaagtgttgttggctaaagagtgtttttgcataacgtagataactgacatagatctgttgcttgttttgaatatggctgcacttggagcagtctgtcggtgtcgttgagcagtctgggctgaagtaaaggtcttttatgcaccaacacgtttcgcagcgagatattccaatggtgcctggcacttttttttttttaaataaaacaaagttgctttgttgatctgtgttctcattaaaatgacagtttagcagctcattcaagcaaccatgttgcgaagagcttcctggaggaaaatataataaacgcgctgaaaacaagaaacaatctcagtgcgtcaagactgcagggaaacgaaacaagcactcagatgtgttctctttaccagcgccggcgagcgcaaagtgtgcccaggggcgccaagggcgaccagaaccccaccaaaaaggagggatggagttattgaatggagatgttaccaagtgcatcagtggtgtacagtgttttcaaccactgtgctgccgaactctagtaccgcggaacactagtgtgccgtgagagatcaccaagtgtaccatggaaaattatagaatgactgtatattgtaaatattggcaacagcgttttagtttcagtcaacattttctattggtgatgtgccttgagatttttttcattgaaaaaagtgcaccctggctcatgaaaggttgaaaaccttttttacaacacctctgatgcggctggggatgtagaaatacgcgctccttacctctgctgttacactacctgtgacagtagcttctgctgaaagaagcttttcaaaattaaaactgctgaagacatacttaaggtcaacaatgagtcaagaacgtctgaatgggcttgctctaatgagcatcaaccaagagatctcaagagaaatataaTTTGATGATgatatcaaggaatttgccattaggaagaccagacgagtcccattgtaatgttacttcaataacaaagtacccataatagcacttttgtttgaaaatacagcccattgatgtcctaacagggtgcttaagtttgcacaatttagaattgttgaattttttattcatttaatttgttaattcttcagagatgacaacttttaatagcaaaaaagaaactaaaaataatttgtttattgtccatgcactacactttgaacagggtgcggaagagtttttgcccattatatggagatatgtattgaatttgtgtggtcattttactttgtgacactttatgtgaataatgataacaataataacaataatgaaagataaaaatgacttcttgtttattgtccatgcaccgtacattgtttaatagtaaaagaatagagtgattagattaaagtgttatttatatgttattagagggttttttccctggggggggcgccaaaactcaatctcgcttagggcagccaaagacctagagccggccctgacctggaggatgctctggactcttacagtaatgcttttatggctgaggactacagttgacttgctaactttaggactgcagttatcatgaaacagttttgcactaaaatttccatcaatgaagaattataacatcaacgaaactgtcttcatgttaaaactgttaatgttatagtcatgttgttgcccaaatgaggatgggttcccttttgagtctggctcctctcgaggtttcttcatgtcgtctgagggagtttttttcttgccactgtcgccacaggcttgctcattggggatagattggggataaaattagctcatgttttaagtcgttcaaattctgtaaagctgctttgcgacaatgtttattgttaaaagcgctatacaaataaacttgacacttACCTGCTTTCCAGATTCTGtttccattttttttaaaacagaaaaTCTGATCACTTAAAAGGTAGACTCCCTTTCGGATTTTTTGAATTTACGCCATAAAATGAATTttctctgacacccaattattttttttttagtggctactgaattcgaatcacagacttcaaattttatgactttttttcccccctaaaagaacaattaatgaatttagagccctgtggccctaaattctccgccattttttttcttGCCTCACTGTAATCTAaaccaagatactacgtcatgcatgacatggggGTTTCCCCATTCACaaccattgtgggata
Above is a window of Neoarius graeffei isolate fNeoGra1 chromosome 28, fNeoGra1.pri, whole genome shotgun sequence DNA encoding:
- the LOC132875637 gene encoding E3 ubiquitin-protein ligase ARIH2-like, which produces MGGTASSQDDPINKENPTSLQITMNSSSAEILPQPEEQGDRRKCPVCSSFLKPAVVPAGCTTSLLQCTRCSATPLCEHCLYPCPDGTCTNRSCPVISLLLTCDRVTDSLSEVCGCPLFRACPKCHNIMMHETGCMYMRCPQCKHKYCFICLRNREECEKDENNFRSLTCSAPTAARQRFQT